The following coding sequences lie in one Ferroacidibacillus organovorans genomic window:
- a CDS encoding MaoC/PaaZ C-terminal domain-containing protein, translating into MTFSFMLGEELPTLTKPPVSRTQLVQYSGASGDFNPIHTVDEAAVASGLPGVIAHGMLTMAFVGQMLTDMLGDLGALREWKVRFRDMVFPGDVVTCGGRVRERAEEGTITRVVCDVFARTHDERVVIAGEAILTIAAQGDS; encoded by the coding sequence ATGACGTTCTCATTTATGCTTGGTGAAGAATTGCCAACGCTCACCAAACCACCGGTATCGCGCACTCAACTTGTTCAATATTCCGGGGCTTCCGGTGATTTTAATCCTATCCACACGGTGGATGAGGCGGCGGTGGCTTCAGGGCTGCCTGGCGTCATTGCGCACGGGATGCTCACGATGGCGTTTGTGGGACAAATGTTGACGGATATGCTCGGAGATTTGGGAGCGCTGCGTGAGTGGAAGGTACGCTTTCGCGATATGGTGTTTCCCGGCGACGTAGTCACGTGTGGGGGGCGCGTGAGAGAGCGCGCAGAAGAAGGGACCATCACGCGCGTGGTGTGCGACGTGTTTGCGCGCACACATGATGAGCGTGTCGTCATCGCGGGAGAAGCCATCCTGACGATTGCAGCGCAGGGTGACTCATGA
- a CDS encoding IclR family transcriptional regulator has protein sequence MNDYHVASVSLAAQALKLLARYKYRSCTLTELSEALHVSKTTCLRVMRTLVNEDFVHYDEGTKKYGLGPYLIPLGNRASELINSVACATQEMRKVAAATGMTTVLVQRMRDDRLMYIATAEAPRDEIRISVSIGQQFPLTAAAFGRCFLAFEPEAQWERYTARGLQKYTEGTVTDPLEWRRRLLETRKHGFAVSHGESREGLSAIAAPIFGAHDVPLLVMACIAFTSQLREEDLENAVNILLPVTKRLSMGSFHAYVSQI, from the coding sequence ATGAACGATTATCACGTTGCATCCGTCAGCCTGGCAGCGCAGGCGCTTAAACTTCTCGCTCGCTATAAGTACAGAAGCTGCACATTGACTGAGCTTTCAGAGGCGCTTCATGTCAGTAAAACGACATGTCTTCGCGTGATGCGCACACTCGTGAACGAAGATTTTGTGCACTACGATGAGGGGACAAAAAAATACGGATTAGGGCCTTATTTGATTCCTCTTGGCAATCGCGCGTCTGAACTCATCAACTCTGTTGCGTGTGCCACGCAGGAAATGCGCAAGGTGGCCGCGGCGACAGGCATGACGACGGTGCTTGTGCAACGGATGCGCGATGATCGCTTAATGTACATTGCGACCGCCGAGGCGCCGCGCGATGAGATTCGCATCAGCGTTTCGATCGGTCAGCAATTTCCGCTGACGGCTGCCGCGTTTGGGCGCTGTTTTCTCGCGTTTGAGCCTGAAGCGCAGTGGGAGAGATATACGGCCCGCGGACTTCAAAAGTATACAGAAGGCACCGTGACAGACCCCCTTGAATGGCGAAGGAGACTTTTGGAGACGCGAAAGCACGGTTTTGCGGTATCGCATGGAGAGTCGCGCGAAGGACTCTCGGCGATTGCTGCACCTATTTTTGGCGCGCATGATGTTCCGTTGTTGGTGATGGCTTGTATCGCGTTTACTTCCCAACTGCGCGAAGAGGATTTGGAAAATGCAGTGAACATTTTGCTGCCTGTCACCAAAAGGCTCTCCATGGGGAGTTTTCACGCCTATGTTTCGCAAATTTAG
- a CDS encoding phosphotransferase family protein: protein MARREQLGTEQDLAEIIDVREGEELDLSSIVPLLKEQILDLPDGEWTVFQYAAGRSNLTYLIKCGAWEAVLRRPPLGPVAPKSHDMLREARILSSIHDVFPLAPKPYLIVSDVSFLGVPFYVMERKTGVCVDAHWPTAYPRNAETGAKMSEALLSTMVRLHNLSIEDEAIAKLGRPVGYMRRQTEGVIQRYSMAQTEEIPEVEYVADWLLRHIPERSENALIHNDLKFNNMLLSQHDAAEVTGVLDWEMTTLGDPLSDLAITLSYWVEPDDDHQGLRSVTRYGAAYGFMTRKAFAEAYAKCTGRDLSQMDFYMVFASFKAAVIAQQIYARYQKGQTSDPRFRELGAHARRMILRAHDIARGAMW from the coding sequence ATGGCGCGGCGTGAACAGCTTGGAACCGAACAGGATCTCGCTGAGATCATTGACGTGCGGGAAGGGGAGGAGCTGGACCTTTCCTCGATTGTTCCTCTTTTAAAAGAGCAGATCCTGGATCTCCCGGACGGGGAGTGGACTGTCTTCCAGTATGCGGCGGGGCGCTCTAACCTCACGTACCTGATCAAGTGTGGCGCCTGGGAAGCTGTGCTGCGCCGTCCGCCGCTTGGTCCGGTTGCGCCAAAGAGCCACGATATGCTTCGTGAAGCGCGCATTCTTTCTTCCATACACGACGTGTTTCCGCTCGCGCCAAAGCCGTATCTCATCGTGAGCGACGTCTCCTTTCTCGGTGTCCCCTTTTATGTGATGGAGCGAAAAACAGGTGTGTGTGTCGACGCACATTGGCCGACGGCCTATCCGCGCAATGCAGAAACGGGCGCAAAGATGTCAGAGGCGCTGCTCTCGACGATGGTGCGCCTTCACAACCTATCGATCGAGGATGAAGCGATCGCCAAACTCGGAAGACCTGTTGGATATATGCGCCGCCAGACTGAGGGGGTGATTCAGAGGTATTCTATGGCGCAGACGGAAGAGATTCCAGAGGTCGAGTATGTTGCGGACTGGCTGCTTCGTCACATTCCCGAACGTTCGGAAAACGCGCTGATCCACAATGACCTAAAGTTTAACAACATGCTTTTGTCGCAACACGACGCGGCAGAGGTGACAGGTGTTCTCGATTGGGAAATGACGACACTCGGCGATCCCCTCTCAGATCTCGCTATTACGCTTAGTTACTGGGTGGAACCGGACGACGACCATCAGGGGTTGCGCAGCGTGACACGCTATGGCGCGGCATATGGATTCATGACGCGTAAAGCGTTTGCAGAGGCGTATGCAAAGTGCACGGGAAGAGATCTTTCGCAGATGGACTTTTACATGGTGTTTGCGTCTTTCAAAGCGGCGGTAATCGCGCAACAGATTTATGCACGTTATCAAAAAGGCCAGACGTCCGACCCGCGCTTTAGAGAACTCGGCGCACACGCGCGAAGAATGATCCTGCGCGCGCATGACATTGCGCGCGGGGCGATGTGGTAG
- a CDS encoding beta-ketoacyl-ACP reductase: protein MTRKDGRVAMVTGSARGIGAATAIRLAADGAAVAVIDLHEKSCQETVEAIRAGGGQAIGIGCDVSQAESVKAAVEQVVSAFGRLDILVNNAGLTRDNLLFKMTDEDWDVVMSVHLRGSFLCSREAQKHMVQNRYGKIVNLSSTSALGNRGQANYAAAKAGLQGFTKTLAIELGPFNINVNAVAPGFIDTDMTRQTAARIGLDPEENIRRAIEAIPLRRVGVPSDIANVISFLTSDEASYVTGQVLYVNGGR, encoded by the coding sequence GTGACAAGAAAAGATGGACGTGTTGCGATGGTAACAGGTTCGGCAAGAGGGATTGGCGCGGCGACGGCGATCCGTCTTGCGGCTGATGGCGCGGCGGTGGCCGTCATTGATCTGCACGAAAAGAGTTGCCAAGAGACGGTGGAGGCGATTCGCGCGGGAGGCGGACAGGCGATTGGGATTGGTTGTGACGTTTCTCAGGCGGAGAGTGTCAAGGCGGCCGTCGAGCAGGTGGTGAGCGCGTTTGGGCGCTTGGATATCCTGGTGAACAATGCGGGGCTTACGCGCGACAATCTGCTCTTTAAGATGACCGATGAGGATTGGGATGTCGTCATGAGTGTGCATCTGCGCGGAAGTTTTCTCTGTTCGCGCGAGGCACAAAAACATATGGTGCAAAACCGCTATGGAAAAATCGTCAATCTCAGCAGCACGTCTGCACTTGGCAATCGGGGACAGGCGAATTACGCAGCCGCCAAGGCGGGCCTGCAAGGTTTTACAAAGACGCTCGCGATTGAGCTCGGGCCTTTTAACATCAATGTAAACGCGGTTGCCCCCGGTTTCATCGACACGGATATGACGCGGCAGACAGCGGCCCGCATCGGCCTCGATCCAGAAGAGAACATTCGGCGTGCAATAGAGGCCATTCCGCTGCGGCGTGTGGGTGTCCCGAGTGACATCGCGAACGTCATATCCTTTTTGACGAGTGACGAAGCATCCTATGTGACGGGCCAGGTCCTTTATGTGAACGGAGGGCGATGA
- a CDS encoding acyl-CoA dehydrogenase family protein: protein MYDFSPSQEHESVRSLVRAFVDREIMPNIRAWDEAHHFETGILRKLSDLGLMGVCIPEAYGGAGMDYNTLAVVCEELERGDTAFRTAVSVHTGLNSMTLLQWGSEAQKQKFLVPQAKGEKIGAFGLTEPDAGSDVAGMRSTAVLKGDHYVLTGSKIWISLSDVADHFLVFAYTDRNLRHKGISAFVVERGMAGFSTRPIRGKLGIRAGNTGELIFDDVCVPVENRIGEEGEGFKIAMSALDNGRFTVAAGACGTIMACLEASLAYCEQRETFGKKIGERQLVQQMIAKMAANLEISRLLVAKVGWLKNRGVRNTRETSLAKWVSCDAAFEAASDAIQIHGAYGYSSEYPVERYLRNAKAPVIYEGTREIHTIMQAEYALGYRKDTALRAMLPAWPFARIEEE from the coding sequence ATGTACGATTTCAGTCCGAGTCAAGAGCACGAATCCGTTCGCTCGCTGGTTCGCGCATTCGTTGATCGCGAGATCATGCCAAACATCAGGGCGTGGGACGAGGCGCACCATTTTGAAACGGGTATTCTCCGCAAGCTTTCAGACCTTGGACTGATGGGAGTGTGTATCCCCGAGGCATACGGCGGGGCGGGGATGGATTATAACACGTTGGCGGTCGTTTGTGAGGAACTTGAGCGGGGTGACACGGCATTTCGCACGGCGGTGTCTGTTCACACGGGGCTTAACTCGATGACCCTGCTTCAGTGGGGAAGTGAGGCGCAGAAGCAGAAATTTTTGGTTCCCCAGGCTAAAGGAGAGAAGATTGGCGCGTTTGGACTCACCGAACCGGATGCCGGTTCTGATGTCGCGGGAATGCGCTCTACCGCGGTTTTAAAAGGGGATCACTACGTGCTCACGGGGAGCAAAATCTGGATCTCGCTCTCGGATGTAGCAGATCACTTTTTGGTGTTTGCTTATACGGATCGAAACTTGCGGCATAAGGGGATCAGCGCATTTGTCGTGGAGCGTGGGATGGCAGGCTTTTCGACGCGCCCGATTCGCGGAAAATTGGGCATTCGCGCTGGAAATACGGGAGAACTCATCTTTGATGACGTCTGTGTGCCTGTTGAGAACAGGATTGGCGAAGAGGGAGAAGGGTTTAAAATCGCAATGTCGGCCCTTGACAATGGCCGCTTCACGGTGGCGGCAGGCGCCTGCGGTACCATCATGGCTTGCCTGGAAGCGTCTTTGGCGTATTGTGAGCAGCGCGAGACGTTTGGAAAGAAGATCGGGGAGCGCCAACTGGTTCAACAGATGATCGCGAAAATGGCTGCAAATCTTGAAATTTCTCGCCTGCTCGTCGCGAAAGTGGGCTGGCTAAAAAACCGCGGCGTGCGCAATACGCGGGAGACATCTCTCGCTAAATGGGTTTCATGTGACGCAGCGTTTGAAGCTGCGAGTGACGCGATTCAGATACACGGCGCGTATGGCTACTCTAGTGAATATCCGGTTGAGCGATACTTGAGAAACGCTAAAGCGCCTGTCATCTACGAGGGGACGCGAGAGATTCACACCATCATGCAAGCGGAATACGCCCTAGGCTATCGCAAAGATACTGCGCTGCGCGCCATGCTTCCCGCGTGGCCGTTTGCGCGCATCGAGGAGGAATAG
- a CDS encoding thiolase family protein — translation MENVWIVDYLRTPIGRQGGVLKGVRPDDLAAHVIKTLVMRTEIDPLGIDEVVMGCVNQAGEDNRNVARMAVLLAGLPVETPAVTVNRLCASGLEAVNQGARSIMVGDADVVVAGGVESMTRAPWVLQKPDAATPRGNQTLWDTALGWRMANPDFPYPTESMGETAENVAQLYQIDRVAQDEFAFLSQKRAAQAVRSGILAQEIAPIEVKQGKQTVRIDQDEHPRPETTMEGLAALRPAFKPDGTVTAGNSAGINDGAAALLLVSERRGRELGVKPLARIRGSVATGVHPSTMGLGPISAVRKLMVKMGLTMDEIDWFELNEAFAAQALACIRELSLLIERVNPHGGAISLGHPLGCSGARILGALALQLQRSGARYGVATLCVGLGQGVATLLERVE, via the coding sequence ATGGAAAACGTGTGGATTGTGGATTATCTGCGTACGCCGATTGGTCGCCAGGGTGGTGTTCTCAAAGGCGTGCGGCCGGATGATCTCGCGGCGCATGTCATCAAGACGTTGGTAATGCGTACAGAGATTGATCCACTGGGCATTGACGAGGTTGTGATGGGGTGTGTCAATCAGGCAGGGGAAGACAATCGCAATGTCGCGCGTATGGCGGTCCTTTTGGCCGGACTCCCCGTCGAAACTCCTGCCGTCACGGTGAACAGATTGTGCGCTTCGGGACTTGAGGCGGTGAACCAGGGTGCGCGTTCCATCATGGTCGGAGATGCGGATGTGGTGGTGGCAGGGGGAGTCGAGAGCATGACGCGTGCGCCGTGGGTCTTGCAAAAACCAGATGCTGCAACGCCACGCGGCAATCAGACGCTTTGGGATACGGCGCTTGGGTGGCGCATGGCGAATCCGGACTTTCCGTATCCGACCGAGAGCATGGGAGAGACGGCGGAAAATGTCGCGCAACTGTACCAGATTGATCGCGTTGCGCAAGATGAATTCGCATTCTTGAGTCAAAAGCGCGCTGCGCAGGCGGTGCGATCAGGAATTTTGGCGCAAGAGATCGCGCCGATTGAGGTTAAACAGGGAAAGCAAACCGTGCGGATTGATCAGGATGAACATCCGCGGCCAGAAACCACGATGGAAGGGTTGGCGGCGCTTCGGCCGGCCTTTAAGCCGGACGGGACGGTGACTGCGGGAAACAGTGCAGGAATAAACGATGGTGCCGCGGCATTGCTCCTCGTTTCAGAGCGACGCGGGCGCGAACTCGGCGTAAAGCCGCTCGCGCGGATCAGGGGAAGCGTCGCGACAGGCGTTCATCCGAGTACGATGGGGCTTGGTCCCATCTCTGCGGTACGCAAGCTCATGGTTAAAATGGGGCTCACGATGGATGAAATTGACTGGTTTGAATTAAATGAAGCGTTTGCGGCACAGGCTCTCGCGTGCATTCGTGAACTTTCTCTCCTTATAGAGCGTGTGAACCCACATGGCGGGGCGATCTCGCTTGGCCATCCATTAGGATGTTCTGGCGCGCGAATCCTTGGTGCGTTGGCACTCCAATTGCAGCGCAGCGGCGCGCGCTATGGTGTCGCTACTCTGTGTGTAGGGCTCGGTCAGGGAGTTGCGACACTGCTCGAACGCGTTGAGTAA